A genomic window from Streptomyces sp. NBC_01429 includes:
- the ptsP gene encoding phosphoenolpyruvate--protein phosphotransferase, whose amino-acid sequence METTLRGVGVSHGVAIGEVRHMGTAVLEPPAKQIPVEDAEREQSRAHQAVEAVSADLIARGNLAGGEAQAVLEAQALMAQDPELMADVERRIAVGSTAERGVYDAFASYRALLANAGEYLAGRVADLDDVRNRIVARLLGVPMPGVPDSDEPYVLIARDLAPADTALLDPALVLGFVTEEGGPTSHSAILARALGVPAVVALPGAGEIAEGTVIAVDGSTGDIFVEPGAEKRAELTAAAAERRAALTASSGPGATSDGHKVPLLANIGGPSDVEAAVAAGAEGVGLFRTEFLFLDDSKQAPSEEKQIAAYRAVLEAFPEGRVVVRVLDAGADKPLDFLTPADEPNPALGVRGLRSLLDHPDVLRTQLTALSKAVAGLPVYLEVMAPMVADRTDAKAFADACREAGLNAKFGAMVEIPSAALRSRSILQEVEFLSLGTNDLAQYTFAADRQVGAVSRLQDPWQPALLDLVALSAEGARAEGKSCGVCGEAAADPLLACVLTGLGVTSLSMGAASIPYVRSALAQHTLAQCERAAAAARAADTAEEARSAAQAVLSGE is encoded by the coding sequence ATGGAGACAACGCTGCGAGGCGTCGGGGTCAGCCACGGAGTGGCGATCGGCGAGGTCCGGCACATGGGGACCGCGGTGCTGGAGCCGCCGGCCAAGCAGATTCCGGTGGAGGACGCGGAGCGCGAGCAGAGCCGTGCCCACCAGGCCGTGGAGGCCGTGTCGGCCGATCTGATCGCCCGGGGCAATCTGGCGGGCGGCGAGGCGCAGGCCGTGCTGGAGGCGCAGGCCCTGATGGCTCAGGATCCCGAGCTGATGGCCGATGTCGAGCGTCGGATCGCCGTCGGCAGCACGGCCGAGCGCGGGGTGTACGACGCGTTCGCCTCGTACCGCGCGCTGCTGGCGAACGCCGGGGAGTACCTGGCAGGGCGGGTCGCGGACCTGGACGACGTGCGGAATCGTATCGTCGCCCGGCTGCTGGGCGTTCCGATGCCGGGTGTCCCGGACAGCGACGAGCCGTATGTACTGATCGCCCGTGACCTGGCCCCCGCCGACACGGCGTTGCTCGACCCGGCTCTGGTGCTCGGCTTCGTGACGGAGGAGGGCGGGCCCACGAGTCACAGCGCGATTCTGGCGCGGGCGCTCGGAGTGCCCGCGGTCGTGGCGCTGCCGGGTGCCGGGGAGATCGCCGAGGGCACGGTGATCGCGGTCGACGGCAGTACCGGTGACATCTTCGTCGAACCGGGTGCCGAGAAGCGGGCGGAGCTGACGGCGGCCGCCGCCGAGCGCAGGGCCGCGCTGACCGCGTCGTCCGGGCCGGGGGCGACCTCGGACGGTCACAAGGTGCCGCTGCTGGCCAACATCGGCGGTCCTTCGGATGTCGAGGCGGCCGTCGCGGCGGGCGCCGAGGGCGTGGGGCTGTTCCGTACCGAGTTCCTGTTCCTGGACGACAGCAAGCAGGCGCCGTCCGAGGAGAAGCAGATCGCCGCGTACCGCGCGGTGCTGGAGGCGTTTCCCGAAGGGCGGGTCGTCGTACGGGTGCTGGACGCCGGCGCCGACAAGCCGCTGGACTTCCTCACGCCCGCCGACGAGCCCAACCCGGCGCTCGGGGTCCGCGGTCTGCGGAGTCTGCTCGACCACCCGGATGTGCTGCGGACCCAGCTGACCGCGCTGTCCAAGGCGGTCGCGGGGCTGCCGGTGTATCTGGAGGTCATGGCGCCCATGGTGGCCGACCGCACCGACGCCAAGGCGTTCGCGGACGCCTGTCGCGAGGCGGGGCTGAACGCGAAGTTCGGCGCCATGGTGGAGATTCCGTCGGCCGCGCTGCGGTCGCGGTCGATCCTCCAGGAGGTCGAGTTCCTGTCGCTGGGCACGAACGACCTCGCTCAGTACACCTTCGCCGCCGACCGGCAGGTCGGTGCGGTGTCGCGGCTCCAGGACCCCTGGCAGCCGGCGCTGCTGGATCTGGTGGCGCTGTCCGCCGAGGGCGCGCGGGCCGAGGGCAAGAGCTGTGGTGTGTGCGGGGAGGCCGCCGCCGATCCGCTGCTCGCCTGTGTGCTGACCGGGCTCGGTGTGACGTCGCTGTCGATGGGCGCGGCGTCGATTCCGTATGTGCGGTCGGCTCTGGCGCAGCACACGCTGGCGCAGTGTGAGCGCGCCGCCGCCGCCGCGCGTGCCGCTGACACCGCCGAGGAGGCCAGGTCGGCCGCGCAGGCGGTGCTGTCCGGCGAGTGA
- a CDS encoding PTS sugar transporter subunit IIA: protein MTIVTAPLSGQAIGLASVPDPVFAGAMVGPGTAIDPVREPGVAVSPVDGVVVSLHPHAFVVVDAEGHGVLTHLGIDTVQLNGAGFELLVNKGDTVTRGQDIVRWNPAAVEEAGKSPICPVVALEATADSLADLRESGEVTSGDALFGWQ from the coding sequence ATGACTATCGTGACGGCCCCACTCTCCGGACAAGCCATCGGGCTTGCCTCTGTCCCCGATCCGGTCTTCGCCGGTGCGATGGTCGGGCCTGGTACCGCCATCGACCCGGTGCGGGAGCCCGGTGTGGCGGTCTCTCCGGTCGACGGTGTGGTGGTCTCCCTGCATCCGCACGCCTTCGTCGTCGTGGACGCGGAAGGGCATGGCGTGCTGACGCACCTGGGCATCGACACCGTGCAGCTCAACGGCGCCGGGTTCGAGCTGCTGGTCAACAAGGGCGACACCGTCACACGGGGGCAGGACATCGTGCGCTGGAACCCGGCCGCGGTCGAGGAGGCCGGCAAGTCGCCCATCTGCCCGGTCGTGGCGCTCGAAGCGACGGCGGACTCCCTCGCCGACCTCCGCGAGAGCGGCGAGGTCACGAGCGGCGACGCTCTCTTCGGCTGGCAGTGA
- a CDS encoding CDP-alcohol phosphatidyltransferase family protein, which produces MEVQETRVQTDRVLTIPNILSMARLVGVPLFLWLILRPEFGGPNSDLWALLVLMLSGISDYLDGKLARRWNQISSLGRVLDPAADRLYILSTLVGLTWREILPLWLTAALLARELMLLVMVAILRRHGYPPPQVNFLGKAATFNLMYAFPLLLLSDRSGWLASLAEVFGWAFAGWGTSLYWWAGVLYVVQVRRLVRADTVAD; this is translated from the coding sequence GTGGAGGTCCAGGAGACCCGCGTTCAGACGGACCGGGTACTCACCATCCCCAACATCCTCAGCATGGCTCGCCTCGTTGGCGTTCCGCTCTTCCTGTGGTTGATTCTTCGCCCCGAGTTCGGCGGCCCCAACAGCGACCTGTGGGCCCTGCTGGTCCTCATGCTGAGCGGTATCAGTGACTATCTCGACGGAAAGCTCGCGCGCCGCTGGAACCAGATCAGCAGCCTGGGGCGTGTTCTCGACCCCGCTGCCGACCGGCTGTACATCCTTTCCACCCTGGTTGGCCTCACCTGGCGCGAGATCCTGCCGCTCTGGCTCACCGCGGCCCTTTTGGCCCGTGAGCTGATGCTTCTGGTCATGGTCGCCATCCTTCGGCGCCACGGCTATCCGCCGCCCCAGGTGAACTTCCTCGGGAAGGCGGCTACCTTCAACTTGATGTACGCCTTCCCCCTGCTGCTCCTCAGTGACAGAAGTGGATGGCTTGCGTCACTCGCCGAAGTTTTCGGATGGGCGTTCGCAGGATGGGGTACAAGTCTGTATTGGTGGGCAGGAGTCCTCTATGTGGTCCAGGTCCGCCGGCTCGTCAGGGCGGACACCGTGGCCGATTGA